The Peribacillus sp. FSL P2-0133 genome has a segment encoding these proteins:
- a CDS encoding spore germination protein produces MMMKEWKFGKKGKGTDKDKQEATTSQDATCQLTDNFNSNLECVKQEIGHNWDVHFREFNLGRTGIRSVIIFADGLSDKDLIDKHIMTSLMVDFSAEYKQELPYTKGSISKEFIKNEVLSISEVEAVRSIKELASKVLTGSTALLIDGSMDALILGTTKLKTRTIEEPVSEALVRGPRVGFTESLSDNTSFLRGSGEIENLSLVKFQVGKRSKKDLVVAYIKDIVDPELVQEVENRIKKIDIDNVPESGYVEQLIEDNYLSPFPQVQNTERPDRVMAALMEGRVAILLDGTPFALIVPVTLSMMLQSPEDYYERWIPGTFIRMLRYLTVLLALFTPSLYIAFISFHSGLIPTKLAISIIGTRSGVPFPALIEALFMEISIEILREAGLRLPKPIGPAMGIVGGLIIGEAAVQAGIVSPVLVIVVALTAISSFSIPHYSIGITLRILRFPAMICAATFGLYGVILFFLFMTSHLVKLKSFGVPYMSPAVPYRLSEWKDLIVRMPLMMMKRRPKMMHTKNPIRKG; encoded by the coding sequence ATGATGATGAAAGAGTGGAAGTTTGGTAAAAAAGGAAAAGGTACTGATAAAGACAAACAAGAAGCAACTACCTCCCAAGATGCAACGTGTCAGTTAACAGATAATTTTAATTCCAATCTTGAATGTGTTAAGCAAGAAATTGGCCATAATTGGGATGTGCATTTTCGGGAATTTAATCTAGGGCGTACCGGTATACGGTCAGTTATCATTTTTGCGGATGGACTATCGGATAAAGATCTCATTGATAAACATATTATGACATCATTGATGGTTGATTTTTCAGCAGAATATAAACAGGAGCTTCCTTACACCAAAGGAAGCATTTCAAAAGAATTCATAAAAAATGAAGTATTATCTATTAGTGAAGTAGAAGCAGTACGTTCCATTAAAGAGTTAGCATCTAAAGTACTAACAGGTTCTACCGCTCTTTTAATTGATGGATCAATGGATGCGCTGATCCTTGGAACTACAAAACTTAAAACAAGGACGATCGAAGAGCCGGTATCCGAGGCATTAGTCAGGGGTCCACGGGTCGGTTTCACTGAGTCATTGAGTGATAATACCTCTTTTTTAAGGGGTAGTGGTGAAATCGAGAATTTATCGTTAGTAAAATTCCAAGTAGGAAAGCGTTCAAAAAAAGACTTGGTGGTCGCTTACATAAAAGATATTGTTGATCCCGAATTAGTTCAAGAGGTAGAAAACCGAATTAAGAAGATCGATATTGATAATGTGCCGGAATCAGGTTATGTAGAGCAACTTATCGAAGATAATTACCTTAGCCCTTTTCCGCAGGTACAGAATACAGAGCGTCCCGATCGCGTGATGGCAGCTTTGATGGAAGGGCGAGTGGCCATCTTATTAGATGGGACGCCATTCGCTTTGATCGTTCCGGTTACCTTAAGCATGATGTTGCAATCACCAGAAGATTATTATGAAAGATGGATCCCTGGCACATTCATCCGTATGCTTCGTTATCTCACAGTTCTTCTAGCTCTTTTTACACCGTCTTTATATATAGCTTTCATCTCATTTCATTCAGGGTTGATTCCGACCAAACTGGCCATCTCCATTATAGGAACCAGGTCTGGGGTTCCGTTTCCGGCACTTATCGAAGCATTATTTATGGAAATATCCATCGAAATATTGAGGGAAGCAGGACTGCGATTGCCTAAGCCAATCGGTCCCGCAATGGGAATTGTCGGCGGTCTAATCATTGGGGAAGCTGCTGTACAGGCAGGGATTGTTAGCCCTGTTTTGGTCATTGTAGTAGCGTTAACCGCTATTTCATCATTTTCTATTCCGCACTATAGTATTGGGATTACATTACGGATTCTGCGTTTTCCAGCTATGATTTGTGCTGCCACATTTGGATTATACGGGGTCATTCTCTTTTTTCTTTTCATGACCAGCCATTTAGTGAAATTAAAAAGCTTTGGTGTGCCTTATATGAGTCCAGCCGTTCCTTATCGCTTAAGTGAGTGGAAAGACTTGATTGTTCGCATGCCACTTATGATGATGAAACGCCGTCCAAAGATGATGCATACCAAAAACCCCATACGTAAAGGATAA
- a CDS encoding Ger(x)C family spore germination protein: MKQTHKNIRPLFVSLSFLLLLFLTGCWSSHEIEEQSLGIGLAFDKGKKTFIDKELNEQGEGYLRKDLITSTYQIITPQVASSTTKQAGPQKKAYVNVSQTGDSVLQMTRELSLRSEQPLTAHHMKVIVISEELSKSYGLEQLLDLNLRDNDFRPSCLVLISKGRASNTLETKTAGEIPAFRLVGIVENAYRTARILPPMPLIKIESKIKSESSFLLQNVLSVNGEVKFAGAAVIDGKTHKMTGTLNEEELEGVTWITGKGKGGVVKSFDEETGQLIVYEIESMKSTIIPRVNGNNISFDVNIESEGRLSETWVDLGNTFKNEFLKKAEKSSEKEVERLVRSVVEKMQKEYQVDVAGFGNRLRIEKPKVWQKVKKDWDQTFSETLINYNIKLTIKDYGTSGGLKK; the protein is encoded by the coding sequence ATGAAGCAAACACATAAAAATATCCGGCCTCTCTTCGTTTCCCTTTCCTTTCTTTTGCTCTTATTTCTTACAGGATGTTGGAGCAGTCATGAAATTGAAGAGCAAAGTTTAGGAATAGGTTTGGCATTTGATAAAGGCAAGAAGACCTTCATTGATAAAGAGTTAAATGAACAAGGAGAAGGATATTTGAGAAAAGACCTGATAACTTCAACCTATCAAATTATCACTCCACAAGTAGCAAGTTCAACAACGAAACAAGCCGGACCACAAAAAAAAGCTTATGTTAATGTTTCTCAAACGGGGGATTCCGTCCTTCAAATGACTCGTGAATTATCATTGAGAAGTGAACAGCCCTTAACCGCTCACCATATGAAAGTGATTGTTATCAGTGAAGAGCTTTCAAAGTCGTATGGTTTGGAACAATTACTTGATCTTAATCTTCGTGATAATGATTTTAGACCAAGCTGTCTTGTGCTCATCAGTAAAGGAAGAGCAAGCAACACACTGGAAACAAAGACAGCAGGCGAAATCCCAGCGTTTCGTCTGGTTGGCATTGTGGAAAATGCCTATCGAACAGCGAGAATTTTGCCTCCTATGCCGCTTATTAAAATAGAAAGTAAGATCAAATCAGAATCTAGTTTTCTGTTGCAAAATGTACTATCAGTGAATGGGGAAGTCAAATTTGCGGGAGCTGCCGTGATCGATGGAAAGACACACAAAATGACTGGTACTTTGAATGAGGAAGAACTGGAGGGCGTAACATGGATTACAGGTAAGGGAAAAGGCGGTGTAGTGAAAAGCTTTGATGAAGAAACTGGTCAGCTTATTGTGTATGAGATAGAGTCCATGAAAAGCACTATTATACCTCGAGTTAATGGAAACAACATCTCTTTTGATGTAAACATTGAATCAGAGGGAAGGCTATCTGAAACTTGGGTGGATCTGGGAAATACTTTTAAAAATGAGTTTCTAAAAAAAGCAGAAAAATCCTCTGAAAAAGAAGTGGAACGCTTAGTGAGAAGTGTAGTAGAAAAAATGCAAAAAGAATACCAAGTGGACGTTGCTGGCTTCGGAAATCGATTGAGAATTGAGAAACCTAAAGTTTGGCAGAAGGTCAAAAAGGATTGGGACCAAACATTCAGTGAAACCCTGATCAACTACAATATTAAATTAACGATTAAAGATTATGGAACATCAGGAGGATTAAAGAAGTGA
- a CDS encoding spore germination protein translates to MILSPKDKITTPQAAVIVINFILGTGLLTLPRSSTEKVHTPDVWISVIFGGGIAIIAGVIMVKLSQQFPEKTFYQYINDIVGIWVGGLLSLVIICYFLMTSGFQLRSMAEVVKYLLLEGTPTWAIIMMFMWVGLYLIIGGINPIARLFEIILPLTVILFLVVAFMSIKIFEIDNLRPVLGEGVIPVLKGVKTTALAFTGPEIMLLLLPFMNQPKKAVKAVLVGVSIPLIFYVITVVMVIGALSIDGVVTRTWPTLDLIRSFEISGLIFERFESFLLVVWIMQIFSTFTITFYSAALGLAQLSKKSIHPFMFGLLPILYIIAMVPKNINDLFKIGDFLGNVALFLFGLLPLLLLIISRVKGGKYEANT, encoded by the coding sequence ATGATTCTCAGTCCGAAAGACAAAATTACAACTCCTCAAGCAGCTGTCATCGTCATCAACTTCATACTCGGCACAGGATTACTCACCCTACCCAGATCATCTACAGAGAAGGTACATACACCAGATGTATGGATAAGCGTTATTTTTGGCGGGGGTATCGCCATAATCGCGGGGGTGATCATGGTCAAATTAAGCCAACAGTTTCCCGAAAAAACCTTTTATCAATACATCAATGATATTGTCGGAATATGGGTGGGTGGGTTACTCAGTTTAGTTATAATCTGTTATTTTCTTATGACTTCCGGGTTTCAGCTCCGTTCAATGGCGGAGGTTGTAAAGTATTTGCTTCTGGAAGGTACCCCTACATGGGCAATTATTATGATGTTTATGTGGGTGGGTCTCTATCTGATCATCGGCGGCATTAACCCGATTGCCCGTCTTTTTGAAATTATTTTACCTTTGACAGTTATCCTTTTTTTGGTGGTTGCCTTTATGAGTATTAAAATATTTGAGATCGATAATCTGCGTCCGGTATTAGGAGAAGGAGTTATCCCTGTACTTAAAGGAGTAAAAACAACGGCTCTCGCTTTTACAGGGCCTGAAATCATGTTACTGCTTCTTCCGTTTATGAATCAGCCAAAAAAAGCAGTAAAAGCCGTTCTTGTTGGAGTTTCCATTCCATTGATTTTTTACGTGATAACGGTCGTAATGGTTATCGGGGCATTATCTATTGATGGAGTGGTCACGAGAACATGGCCGACACTTGATCTTATTCGAAGTTTTGAAATCTCCGGTTTGATCTTTGAACGGTTTGAATCTTTTTTGCTCGTGGTTTGGATCATGCAAATTTTTTCCACATTCACCATAACATTTTATTCGGCTGCTTTAGGGCTGGCTCAACTTTCAAAAAAGAGCATTCACCCATTTATGTTTGGGTTGCTTCCAATTCTCTACATCATTGCAATGGTTCCGAAGAATATCAATGACCTCTTTAAAATTGGAGATTTCCTCGGCAATGTCGCACTGTTCTTATTTGGTTTACTCCCGCTCCTCCTGCTTATTATCTCAAGAGTAAAGGGGGGAAAATATGAAGCAAACACATAA